Proteins encoded in a region of the Leifsonia sp. PS1209 genome:
- a CDS encoding cytochrome ubiquinol oxidase subunit I gives MHELLDPLLLSRWQFGLTTIYHFLFVPLTIGLVTSVAIFQTAWYRTGKVHYLQLTHFFGKLFLINFAMGVVTGIVQEFQFGMNWSNYSRFVGDVFGAPLALEGLLAFFLEATFIGLWIFGWDKLPRGLHLATIWVTAAGSILSAYFIIAANAFMQNPVGYSINAEKGRAELTDIGAVLTNKVALAAFPHTIFACFMVSAGLIITVAAWHLSRNQHLDTMRPALKFGLWVMVGAGALTVLSGDQLGLAMVQTQPMKMAAAEALYKTSTGADASFSIFTLGTPDGVHELFSIRIPYLLSFLSTHTLNGTVEGINDLQAQYVQLYGPGDYTPTIWITYWAFRWMIGLGMLHVLVAVVGLWLTRKGRMPTNKWVWKAAIWAFPLSMLAMIVGWVFTEMGRQPWIVFSLMKTEDGVSPGVTGLTVLISLIAFTAVYGTLAVVEFSLMKRAAQKGPAPAEEHVDDDGNHVPVTTVY, from the coding sequence GTGCACGAACTCCTTGACCCACTTCTGCTCTCACGGTGGCAGTTCGGGCTGACGACGATCTACCACTTCCTGTTCGTCCCCTTGACGATCGGGCTGGTCACCTCCGTCGCGATCTTCCAGACGGCCTGGTACCGCACGGGGAAGGTGCACTACCTGCAGCTGACCCACTTCTTCGGGAAGCTGTTCCTGATCAACTTCGCGATGGGTGTCGTCACCGGCATCGTGCAAGAGTTCCAGTTCGGGATGAACTGGTCCAACTACTCCCGCTTCGTCGGAGACGTCTTCGGCGCACCGCTCGCGCTGGAGGGCCTGCTCGCCTTCTTCCTGGAGGCGACCTTCATCGGGCTCTGGATCTTCGGCTGGGACAAGCTCCCGCGCGGCCTGCACCTGGCGACCATCTGGGTCACGGCCGCCGGCAGCATCCTGTCGGCGTACTTCATCATCGCGGCCAACGCGTTCATGCAGAACCCGGTCGGATACAGCATCAACGCCGAGAAGGGGAGGGCGGAGCTCACCGACATCGGCGCCGTGCTGACCAACAAGGTGGCCCTCGCCGCCTTCCCGCACACGATCTTCGCCTGCTTCATGGTGTCCGCCGGCCTCATCATCACGGTGGCGGCCTGGCACCTGTCGAGGAACCAGCACCTCGACACGATGCGCCCGGCCCTCAAGTTCGGCCTGTGGGTGATGGTGGGCGCCGGTGCGCTGACCGTGCTGAGCGGCGACCAGCTCGGCCTCGCGATGGTCCAGACCCAGCCGATGAAGATGGCGGCGGCGGAAGCGCTCTACAAGACCTCCACCGGCGCGGACGCGTCGTTCTCGATCTTCACCCTCGGCACCCCGGACGGCGTGCACGAACTGTTCTCGATCCGCATCCCGTATCTGCTGTCGTTCCTCTCGACGCACACGCTGAACGGCACGGTCGAGGGCATCAACGACCTGCAGGCGCAGTACGTGCAGCTCTACGGCCCCGGCGACTACACGCCGACCATCTGGATCACCTACTGGGCGTTCCGCTGGATGATCGGGCTCGGGATGCTCCACGTCCTGGTCGCCGTCGTGGGCCTCTGGCTCACCCGCAAGGGCAGGATGCCCACCAACAAGTGGGTCTGGAAGGCCGCGATCTGGGCGTTCCCGCTCTCGATGCTCGCCATGATCGTCGGCTGGGTCTTCACCGAGATGGGCAGGCAGCCCTGGATCGTGTTCAGCCTGATGAAGACGGAGGACGGGGTGTCGCCCGGGGTCACCGGCCTCACCGTGCTGATCTCGCTGATCGCGTTCACCGCGGTGTACGGCACGCTCGCCGTCGTCGAGTTCTCGCTGATGAAGCGCGCGGCCCAGAAGGGTCCTGCTCCCGCGGAGGAGCACGTCGACGACGACGGCAACCACGTCCCTGTCACGACGGTCTACTAG
- a CDS encoding BlaI/MecI/CopY family transcriptional regulator, which translates to MANLGELERAIMDALWNSGAPLSANELRDKLAASRTDGKTPALTTVLTVLSRLEQKGFAERDRDARPHLYTAAVSRAGHVADLMREVLETSSDRNAALAYFVGSVDESEAETLRHLLDARTS; encoded by the coding sequence GTGGCCAATCTCGGAGAACTGGAACGAGCGATCATGGACGCTCTGTGGAACAGCGGAGCCCCGCTCTCCGCCAACGAACTACGCGACAAGCTAGCGGCATCCAGAACCGACGGCAAGACTCCCGCCCTCACCACCGTGCTCACCGTGCTGTCCCGGCTGGAGCAGAAGGGCTTCGCCGAACGAGACAGGGATGCGCGCCCGCACCTCTACACCGCAGCGGTCTCCCGTGCCGGCCACGTCGCCGACCTGATGCGCGAAGTCCTCGAGACCTCCAGCGACCGCAACGCGGCGCTCGCGTACTTCGTCGGCTCGGTCGACGAGTCGGAGGCGGAGACGCTGCGCCACCTCCTCGACGCCCGCACCTCCTAG
- a CDS encoding ABC transporter permease, whose translation MTDILAAFAWVFDPANWAGPSGIAARLGEHVWYSLLTLILAAVIALPIGFAIGHTGRFRGLAIGVSGALRAIPTLGLVVYLALITLNLSIVPPLIALTILAIPPVLAGAYSGLESVDRRTIDAARGMGMTELQILFKVELPLSLPLIIGGLRSAALQVVATWTVAAILPVGGLGRYLFDGLAVQKYDEMLGGSILVIALALVTDGLFAIVQRLVVPRGVAAGKVQDVRTKDPWRPLGPSVPNRPLGTNL comes from the coding sequence ATGACCGACATCCTCGCGGCATTCGCCTGGGTCTTCGATCCCGCGAACTGGGCAGGGCCGAGCGGGATCGCCGCCCGGCTGGGGGAGCACGTCTGGTATTCGCTGCTCACCCTCATCCTGGCCGCGGTGATCGCTCTGCCGATCGGGTTCGCCATCGGGCACACCGGCCGGTTCCGCGGGCTCGCGATCGGCGTCTCGGGTGCGCTCCGCGCCATCCCGACCCTCGGTCTGGTGGTCTACCTGGCGCTGATCACGCTCAACCTGAGCATCGTCCCACCGCTGATCGCGCTGACCATCCTGGCGATCCCTCCGGTGCTCGCCGGGGCGTACTCCGGCCTCGAATCCGTCGACAGGCGCACCATCGACGCGGCCCGCGGCATGGGGATGACCGAGCTGCAGATCCTGTTCAAGGTCGAGCTCCCGCTGTCGCTGCCGCTCATCATCGGCGGGCTGCGTTCTGCTGCGCTGCAGGTGGTCGCCACCTGGACGGTCGCCGCGATCCTGCCGGTCGGCGGCCTCGGCCGCTACCTGTTCGACGGGCTGGCCGTGCAGAAGTACGACGAGATGCTCGGCGGCTCGATCCTGGTGATCGCGCTCGCCCTCGTCACCGACGGGCTGTTCGCCATCGTGCAGCGGCTCGTCGTGCCCCGCGGCGTCGCGGCCGGCAAGGTCCAGGATGTGCGCACGAAGGACCCGTGGCGTCCGCTCGGGCCGTCCGTCCCGAACCGCCCGCTCGGCACCAACCTCTGA
- a CDS encoding TetR/AcrR family transcriptional regulator: MPINDLVAGQNTSGAPLVRTEPIQERSAARIDALLDAAAEVVDEIGFDRLTTAMVAERAGASIGTVYRYFPDRIVLLQALRDRAVLRYRQAVVQGIRAQEPEHWWMAVECAIDAFVGMFRAEPGFRIIRFTDAERSGAPEDEQAQDDDFFAHRFAEILSDEFGLPAGDELTFHLEVVVEMMDSLINRAFVLDPAGDERFIAEARVVAREYLEKRYGDKA; encoded by the coding sequence GTGCCCATCAACGACCTCGTGGCCGGTCAGAACACATCCGGAGCACCACTGGTGCGAACCGAACCCATCCAGGAGCGGAGCGCAGCACGCATAGACGCGCTGCTCGACGCCGCTGCGGAGGTGGTGGACGAGATCGGTTTCGACCGCCTCACCACCGCGATGGTGGCCGAGCGAGCCGGCGCATCCATCGGAACTGTCTACCGCTACTTCCCGGACCGCATCGTGCTGCTCCAGGCGCTGCGCGACCGCGCCGTGCTCCGCTACCGCCAGGCGGTCGTGCAGGGCATCAGGGCGCAGGAGCCCGAGCACTGGTGGATGGCCGTCGAGTGCGCGATCGACGCGTTCGTCGGCATGTTCCGCGCCGAGCCCGGCTTCCGCATCATCCGCTTCACCGACGCGGAGCGCTCGGGAGCGCCAGAGGACGAGCAGGCGCAGGACGACGACTTCTTCGCCCACCGCTTCGCCGAGATCCTCTCCGACGAATTCGGCCTCCCGGCCGGCGACGAGCTCACCTTCCACCTCGAAGTCGTGGTGGAGATGATGGACTCCCTCATCAACAGGGCCTTCGTGCTCGACCCCGCCGGCGACGAGCGCTTCATCGCCGAGGCCAGGGTCGTCGCCCGCGAGTACCTCGAGAAGCGCTACGGCGACAAGGCCTGA
- a CDS encoding ATP-binding cassette domain-containing protein: protein MIEFRSVTKQFPDGTVAVEDFSLVIPSREITVLVGSSGSGKTTILRMINRMVDPSSGTVEIDGQDVMSLKPVQLRRSIGYVMQNSGLLPHRKVVDNIATVPLLRGDKKRDARERALELMDTVGLERSLADKYPSQLSGGQQQRVGVARGLAVDPNILLMDEPFGAVDPIVRDELQNELIHLQRELDKTVVFVTHDIDEAFRLGTQVVIFRKGGIVAQKGTPAEILANPADEFVASFVGADRGKRALHIEETPTGSVLVDSDGRTAGVLRSEGSALPEAKATTAQVVGAPAQGEEAS from the coding sequence ATGATCGAGTTCCGCTCGGTAACGAAGCAGTTTCCCGACGGTACGGTCGCGGTCGAAGACTTCTCCCTCGTCATCCCGTCGCGTGAGATCACGGTGCTGGTCGGCTCGTCCGGCAGCGGCAAGACGACCATTTTGCGCATGATCAACCGGATGGTCGACCCCAGCAGCGGCACCGTCGAGATCGACGGCCAGGACGTGATGTCCCTGAAGCCCGTGCAGTTGCGGCGCAGCATCGGCTACGTGATGCAGAACTCCGGGTTGCTGCCGCACAGGAAGGTCGTCGACAACATCGCCACCGTTCCTCTGCTGCGCGGCGACAAGAAACGGGATGCGCGGGAGCGCGCCCTGGAACTCATGGACACGGTCGGGCTGGAACGCTCCCTGGCCGACAAGTACCCCAGCCAGCTCTCCGGCGGCCAGCAGCAGCGCGTCGGCGTCGCCCGCGGGCTCGCGGTCGACCCGAACATCCTGCTGATGGACGAGCCGTTCGGCGCCGTCGACCCGATCGTGCGCGACGAGCTGCAGAACGAGCTGATCCATCTGCAGCGGGAGCTGGACAAGACCGTCGTGTTCGTGACCCACGACATCGACGAGGCGTTCCGGCTCGGCACCCAGGTGGTCATCTTCCGGAAGGGCGGCATCGTCGCGCAGAAGGGCACGCCCGCCGAGATCCTGGCCAACCCGGCCGACGAGTTCGTCGCGTCGTTCGTCGGCGCAGACAGGGGCAAGCGCGCCCTGCACATCGAGGAGACCCCGACGGGCAGCGTGCTCGTGGACAGCGACGGCCGCACGGCCGGTGTGCTGCGTTCGGAGGGCTCCGCCCTCCCCGAGGCAAAGGCCACGACCGCACAGGTCGTGGGTGCTCCGGCGCAGGGTGAGGAAGCGTCGTGA
- a CDS encoding TetR/AcrR family transcriptional regulator has translation MPKKGPQKGSYAKGIAKREEILTTALDVFAQKGYRGASLREIASSVGLSQAGLLHHFSSKEELFAEVLRKRDEVDEHAHPEGGSVRGFDTLVDIVRHNADVPGLVQLYATISAEAADEDHPGHAYFVERYAMLIRAIEEHVRAEQSADRIDPSLDPLQVARLAIAVADGMQVQWMLDDSADMAATLEYFFTLIRREPRDARTATP, from the coding sequence ATGCCGAAGAAGGGGCCGCAGAAGGGCTCGTACGCCAAGGGAATCGCCAAGCGCGAGGAGATCCTCACGACGGCGCTCGACGTCTTCGCCCAGAAGGGCTACCGCGGCGCGTCCCTCCGTGAGATCGCGAGCTCCGTCGGCCTCAGCCAGGCCGGGCTCCTGCACCACTTCTCGTCGAAGGAGGAGCTGTTCGCCGAGGTGCTCCGCAAGCGCGACGAGGTGGACGAGCACGCGCATCCGGAGGGCGGCAGCGTCCGCGGCTTCGACACGCTCGTCGACATCGTGCGCCACAACGCCGACGTGCCCGGCCTCGTCCAGCTGTACGCGACCATCTCCGCGGAGGCGGCGGACGAGGACCACCCCGGCCACGCATACTTCGTCGAGCGCTACGCCATGCTGATCCGCGCCATCGAGGAGCACGTGCGCGCCGAGCAGAGCGCAGACCGCATCGACCCGTCGCTCGACCCGCTGCAGGTGGCGCGCCTGGCCATCGCCGTCGCCGACGGGATGCAGGTGCAGTGGATGCTCGACGACAGCGCGGACATGGCGGCCACCCTCGAGTACTTCTTCACCCTCATCCGGCGCGAGCCCCGGGATGCGCGGACGGCGACGCCGTGA
- a CDS encoding winged helix DNA-binding domain-containing protein: protein MTARRADLLRMRRRAQLLDPPAAGDTAAGDPTAVVHRMLAVQAQDFGAACWALGARCPGSTRDDVLAALDAGSIIRSWPMRGTLHFVPPVDLRWMLGVTTTRMVAGLTARHRQLELESADFVRARDIATDALAGGGRIGRAELMALWEANGIATAGQRGYHLIYFLAQTGVLCWGPTHKTQQALVLLDEWAPPATARQLEPDEALGEFLLRYLLGHGPATVKDFVWWTKGTMAGAKTAIAVLGDRIGRLEVDGVEYLVAAEHADGGEHAEDRGKASRAAVDLLPAFDEYLLGYQDRSPVIDDAHFTVVVPGKNGVFAPILVSKGRVAGTWRRTTASTSVAVEPLPFGRLTAAERAGVKRAATAYGRFLGLPATVTAEG from the coding sequence ATGACAGCACGCCGCGCCGACCTGCTCAGGATGCGCAGACGCGCGCAACTGCTCGACCCTCCCGCAGCGGGCGACACGGCGGCGGGCGACCCGACCGCCGTCGTGCACCGGATGCTCGCGGTCCAGGCCCAGGACTTCGGCGCCGCGTGCTGGGCGCTCGGCGCCCGCTGCCCGGGCAGCACGCGCGACGACGTGCTCGCAGCGCTCGACGCCGGTAGCATCATCCGGTCCTGGCCGATGCGCGGCACGCTCCACTTCGTCCCTCCCGTCGACCTGCGCTGGATGCTCGGGGTCACGACCACCCGCATGGTCGCCGGTCTCACGGCCAGGCACCGGCAGCTGGAGCTTGAGTCCGCCGACTTCGTCCGTGCGCGCGACATCGCGACCGACGCCCTCGCGGGCGGAGGACGCATCGGCAGAGCGGAGCTGATGGCGCTGTGGGAGGCGAACGGCATCGCGACGGCCGGGCAGCGCGGCTATCACCTCATTTACTTCCTGGCCCAGACCGGCGTGCTCTGCTGGGGGCCGACGCACAAGACGCAGCAGGCGCTCGTGCTGCTGGACGAGTGGGCGCCGCCCGCCACGGCCAGGCAGCTGGAGCCGGACGAGGCCCTCGGCGAGTTCCTGCTGCGGTATCTGCTCGGGCACGGCCCGGCGACCGTCAAAGACTTCGTCTGGTGGACCAAGGGCACGATGGCGGGCGCGAAGACGGCCATCGCGGTGCTCGGTGACCGCATCGGCCGGCTGGAGGTGGACGGCGTCGAGTACCTGGTCGCGGCGGAGCACGCGGACGGCGGGGAGCACGCGGAGGACAGAGGCAAGGCATCCCGTGCGGCCGTCGACCTGCTGCCCGCGTTCGACGAATACCTGCTCGGCTACCAGGACAGGTCGCCGGTGATCGACGACGCGCACTTCACCGTGGTCGTGCCGGGCAAGAACGGGGTGTTCGCGCCCATCCTGGTCTCCAAGGGACGGGTGGCCGGCACGTGGAGGCGCACGACGGCATCCACGTCGGTGGCCGTCGAGCCGCTTCCGTTCGGGCGGCTGACCGCGGCCGAGCGCGCCGGCGTGAAGCGCGCGGCGACGGCGTACGGGCGCTTCCTCGGCCTGCCAGCGACGGTCACCGCGGAGGGCTGA
- a CDS encoding ABC transporter substrate-binding protein, protein MFASKRGRIAAGVLAAGALLALSACSSGGGALDNSSTSSSSGDTVTIGSAAFGESEILMQIYGQALEANGVKVNLKPSIGQRDVYLKALQDGSIDLIPEYSGNLLQFYDKSSTDTSSDDVYAALSKALPSGFEVLDQAKAQDADSYNVTKEFSEKWGVKSLSDLSKVTEPLTVGANPEFGERPYGIPGLKSAYGVTATLKPISDSGGPLTVAALKNGDVQLADIYTTTPAIKDNGFVTLEDPKSLIAAQNIVPLINSKKASSTVKDVLNKVSAELTTEDLIDLNGKNQGASKTQPDALAKEWLSSHPIKK, encoded by the coding sequence ATGTTCGCATCGAAGAGAGGCCGCATCGCGGCCGGCGTCCTCGCGGCGGGAGCCCTGCTGGCTCTCAGCGCGTGCTCGTCCGGCGGCGGAGCACTGGACAATTCGTCCACGTCGTCGTCGTCCGGCGACACCGTCACCATCGGCTCCGCCGCGTTCGGCGAGTCCGAGATCCTCATGCAGATCTACGGCCAGGCTCTCGAGGCCAACGGCGTGAAGGTCAACCTGAAGCCCAGCATCGGCCAGCGCGACGTCTACCTGAAGGCGCTGCAGGACGGCTCGATCGACCTCATCCCCGAATACTCCGGCAACCTGCTGCAGTTCTACGACAAGTCCAGCACGGACACCTCCAGCGACGACGTGTACGCGGCGCTCTCCAAGGCGCTGCCGTCCGGCTTCGAGGTGCTCGACCAGGCCAAGGCGCAGGACGCGGACTCGTACAACGTCACCAAGGAGTTCTCGGAGAAGTGGGGCGTGAAGAGCCTCTCCGACCTGTCCAAGGTCACCGAGCCGCTCACGGTCGGCGCCAACCCCGAGTTCGGTGAGCGCCCGTACGGCATCCCCGGGCTCAAGAGCGCGTACGGCGTGACCGCCACGCTCAAGCCGATCAGCGACTCCGGCGGCCCGCTGACCGTCGCAGCCCTCAAGAACGGCGACGTGCAGCTGGCGGACATCTACACCACGACGCCCGCGATCAAGGACAACGGCTTCGTCACGCTGGAAGACCCGAAGAGCCTGATCGCCGCGCAGAACATCGTGCCGCTGATCAACTCCAAGAAGGCCAGCTCCACGGTGAAGGACGTGCTGAACAAGGTGTCGGCCGAGCTCACCACCGAGGACCTGATCGACCTCAACGGCAAGAACCAGGGCGCGAGCAAGACCCAGCCGGATGCGCTGGCGAAGGAGTGGCTGTCCAGCCACCCCATCAAGAAGTAG
- a CDS encoding DedA family protein, which translates to MNEALTWILDIVQSVDPVLRTLLAGVGILLETSILIGLIVPGDTIVLVASTAVASPIEYFALVVVVIVGALAGESIGFALGRYFGPKIRASRLGLKLGQSNWDKAEAYLAKRGGIAVFLSRFLPVLHSLIPLTVGMSPMRYRTFMAWTAPACVIWAFAYVSVGSAAAGSYRELSQELHGAGYVFVAIIAAFIVLAYIVKKVLQKREAKHMDAAHTDAAVREPEPPHLDEA; encoded by the coding sequence GTGAACGAGGCGCTGACCTGGATCCTGGACATCGTCCAGAGCGTCGACCCCGTGCTCCGCACCCTCCTCGCCGGTGTCGGAATCCTGCTGGAGACCTCGATCCTGATCGGCCTGATCGTGCCGGGCGACACCATCGTGCTGGTCGCCAGCACCGCCGTGGCGAGCCCGATCGAATACTTCGCGCTCGTGGTCGTCGTGATCGTCGGAGCGCTGGCCGGAGAGAGCATCGGCTTCGCCCTCGGCCGATACTTCGGCCCGAAGATCCGGGCCAGCAGGCTCGGCCTGAAGCTCGGCCAGAGCAATTGGGACAAGGCGGAGGCCTACCTCGCCAAGCGCGGAGGGATCGCGGTGTTCCTGTCGCGCTTCCTGCCGGTGCTGCACTCCCTCATCCCGCTCACCGTCGGCATGAGCCCGATGCGCTACCGCACCTTCATGGCCTGGACGGCGCCGGCCTGCGTGATCTGGGCGTTCGCCTACGTGTCCGTGGGGTCGGCGGCCGCCGGCAGCTACCGCGAGCTGTCGCAGGAGCTGCACGGCGCCGGCTACGTGTTCGTCGCCATCATCGCCGCCTTCATCGTGCTGGCGTACATCGTCAAGAAGGTGCTGCAGAAGCGCGAAGCCAAGCACATGGACGCCGCACACACGGATGCGGCGGTCCGGGAACCCGAACCGCCGCACCTCGACGAGGCCTAG
- a CDS encoding ABC transporter permease subunit has translation MSWLWSNIGLVWDLTVAHVTLSVFPIIIGFIVSLPIGWVANRYRGARGLVLTLGGILYAIPSLPLFVAMPALIGTKILDPKNVVVALSLYALALMVRTTADALASVPGDVMQSATAIGFSTWRRFWAVELPLSGPVLLAGLRVVSVSTVSLVSVGSLVGVSNLGTMFIQGLNQYNNAEVVTGIVGIIVIALVFDLALVLLGRLLMPWTRLGTTKRAARRAALKAVTGA, from the coding sequence GTGAGTTGGCTGTGGTCGAACATCGGCCTGGTCTGGGACCTCACGGTCGCTCACGTCACGCTGAGCGTCTTCCCGATCATCATCGGGTTCATCGTCTCGTTGCCGATCGGCTGGGTGGCGAACCGCTACCGGGGAGCCCGGGGCCTGGTGCTGACCCTCGGCGGCATCCTCTACGCGATCCCGTCGCTTCCGCTGTTCGTGGCGATGCCGGCGCTGATCGGCACGAAGATCCTCGATCCGAAGAACGTGGTCGTCGCGCTCAGTCTCTACGCTCTCGCGCTGATGGTGCGCACGACCGCTGATGCACTGGCAAGCGTGCCAGGAGACGTCATGCAGTCGGCGACGGCGATCGGCTTCAGCACCTGGCGCCGATTCTGGGCTGTCGAGCTGCCGCTCTCCGGACCGGTGCTCCTCGCCGGGCTGCGGGTGGTGTCGGTCAGCACGGTGAGCCTGGTGAGCGTCGGGTCGCTCGTCGGAGTAAGCAACCTCGGAACCATGTTCATCCAAGGCCTCAACCAGTACAACAACGCCGAGGTCGTCACGGGCATCGTCGGCATCATCGTGATCGCCCTCGTCTTCGACCTTGCCCTCGTGCTGCTCGGCAGGCTGCTGATGCCGTGGACGAGGCTCGGAACGACCAAGCGCGCCGCCCGCCGGGCGGCGCTGAAGGCGGTGACCGGCGCATGA
- a CDS encoding phosphatase domain-containing protein: MPATPDKRGASVEPIMHRAARIEDAFHDFRARRARKRGYLATVVPYAGYGAPTWARILGRVVLAKEPKPGSRAERKHRKREESIRGWRSFTSVPVSDTPVTIEIEGDRHTVMPDRGGVIDTVIPVQLTPGWHTVRMFTEQSTRVFEAPVFIVDPKATFGIISDVDDTVMVTALPRPLLAAWNTFVLDEHARVATPGMSVLLERLAATHPGTPVIYLSTGAWNVAPTLTRFLSRNLFPAGPLLLTDWGPTHDRWFRSGREHKRVSLERLAHEFPGLKWLLIGDDGQHDEILYGEFTTAHPDSVTAVAIRQLSNSEAVLAGGRSKAEKHTELSGAPWVYAPDGAGLSEQLNDLGLLH, encoded by the coding sequence ATGCCCGCCACCCCTGACAAACGCGGCGCGAGCGTCGAGCCCATCATGCATCGCGCGGCGCGCATCGAGGATGCGTTCCACGATTTCCGCGCCCGCCGCGCCCGCAAGCGCGGATATCTGGCGACCGTCGTGCCGTACGCGGGCTACGGAGCCCCGACCTGGGCGCGCATCCTGGGCAGGGTGGTTCTCGCCAAGGAGCCGAAGCCGGGCAGCAGGGCGGAGCGCAAGCACCGCAAGCGCGAGGAGAGCATCCGGGGCTGGCGCTCGTTCACCAGCGTCCCCGTCTCCGACACCCCGGTCACCATCGAGATCGAGGGCGACCGGCACACGGTGATGCCCGACCGCGGCGGCGTGATCGACACGGTCATCCCCGTGCAGCTGACGCCCGGCTGGCACACGGTCAGGATGTTCACCGAGCAGTCGACACGCGTGTTCGAGGCCCCGGTCTTCATCGTCGACCCGAAGGCGACCTTCGGCATCATCTCCGATGTGGACGACACCGTCATGGTCACGGCGCTCCCCCGCCCGCTGCTCGCCGCCTGGAACACGTTCGTGCTCGACGAGCACGCCCGCGTCGCCACGCCCGGCATGTCGGTGCTGCTCGAACGGCTGGCGGCCACGCATCCCGGCACGCCGGTGATCTACCTGTCGACGGGGGCGTGGAACGTCGCTCCGACGCTCACCCGTTTTCTCTCCCGCAACCTGTTCCCGGCCGGTCCCCTGCTGCTGACCGACTGGGGGCCGACGCACGACCGCTGGTTCCGCAGCGGGCGCGAGCACAAGCGCGTCAGCCTCGAACGGCTGGCCCACGAGTTCCCCGGCCTCAAGTGGCTGCTGATCGGCGACGACGGCCAGCACGACGAGATCCTGTACGGCGAGTTCACGACCGCGCACCCGGACAGCGTCACCGCCGTCGCGATCCGGCAGCTGTCCAACAGCGAGGCGGTCCTCGCCGGTGGCCGGTCGAAGGCAGAGAAGCACACCGAGCTGAGTGGCGCGCCGTGGGTGTACGCACCGGACGGTGCCGGACTCAGCGAGCAGCTCAACGACCTCGGGCTTCTGCACTAG
- a CDS encoding M56 family metallopeptidase, which translates to MPPVNEIAVLLGVLAVALAWPVPVLLARAKWPASAPVLALALWQSIALAGGISMIGSLLLYGLQPFGLDLWSRIQGAASTVFSGPLPAGASLLNTFALSAAVLLTVHLLLNLALTSARSRRQRHRHRELLSLLSEPLPDTPSTRIIDHPAPAAYCLPGAKSVTVLSEGMIALLTPEQLDAVVAHEHAHLRQKHHLLLDAFRSWKRALPWFPIANRAQDAVALLIEMLADDAARPAAGDRVLADAIRVVDDTGTAGAVLGAPKDSRTPEERRHAIAARVERLDSANRPVSPALRLTVVVLTAALVIVPPVLVLTS; encoded by the coding sequence GTGCCACCCGTCAACGAGATCGCCGTGCTGCTCGGCGTGCTCGCCGTCGCCCTCGCCTGGCCCGTCCCGGTGCTCCTCGCCCGCGCGAAGTGGCCGGCGTCCGCACCGGTGCTCGCCCTCGCGCTCTGGCAGTCCATCGCGCTCGCCGGTGGCATCTCGATGATCGGCTCCCTGCTGCTCTACGGGCTGCAGCCGTTCGGGCTCGATCTCTGGTCGCGCATCCAGGGTGCGGCCTCGACCGTGTTCTCCGGCCCGCTGCCCGCCGGGGCGTCGCTGCTCAACACCTTCGCCCTGAGCGCAGCCGTCCTCCTCACCGTGCACCTGCTGCTCAACCTCGCACTCACCTCGGCGCGCAGCAGACGCCAGCGCCACCGCCACCGGGAACTCCTCAGCCTGCTCAGCGAACCGCTGCCGGACACCCCGAGCACGCGCATCATCGACCACCCGGCCCCCGCGGCGTACTGCCTGCCGGGCGCGAAGAGCGTGACCGTGCTGTCCGAGGGCATGATCGCGCTGCTCACCCCGGAGCAACTGGATGCGGTGGTCGCCCACGAGCACGCCCACCTGCGCCAGAAGCACCACCTGCTGCTCGACGCGTTCCGCTCCTGGAAGCGGGCGCTCCCCTGGTTCCCCATCGCCAACAGGGCTCAGGATGCCGTCGCCCTGCTGATCGAGATGCTGGCCGACGACGCCGCCCGGCCAGCGGCCGGCGACCGCGTGCTCGCCGACGCCATCCGGGTCGTCGACGACACCGGCACGGCCGGCGCGGTGCTCGGCGCACCCAAGGACAGCCGCACCCCGGAGGAGCGCAGGCACGCCATCGCTGCGCGGGTCGAGCGCCTCGATTCGGCGAACCGGCCGGTGAGCCCCGCGCTCCGGCTGACCGTGGTCGTGCTCACCGCCGCCCTGGTGATCGTGCCGCCCGTCCTGGTGCTCACCAGCTGA